The following are encoded together in the Serratia nematodiphila DZ0503SBS1 genome:
- the ybeD gene encoding DUF493 family protein YbeD, which translates to MQKTKLNELLEFPCSFTYKVMGLAQPELVDQVVEVVQRHAPGDYNPQVKPSSKGNYHSVSITINATHIEQVETLYEELGNIEIVRMVL; encoded by the coding sequence ATGCAAAAAACTAAACTGAACGAACTGCTCGAATTCCCTTGCTCGTTTACCTACAAGGTGATGGGCCTGGCGCAGCCTGAGCTGGTTGACCAGGTAGTTGAAGTGGTGCAGCGCCATGCGCCGGGCGATTACAACCCGCAGGTTAAGCCAAGCAGTAAAGGCAACTACCACTCGGTCTCCATCACCATCAACGCCACTCATATCGAGCAGGTCGAAACCCTGTACGAGGAGTTGGGCAACATTGAAATTGTTCGCATGGTGCTGTAA
- the dacA gene encoding D-alanyl-D-alanine carboxypeptidase DacA, with protein MKQVTSFRLIKSIALGTVIAMSAASVAHADDVNIKTMIPGVPQIDAEAYILIDYNSGKVLAEMNADARRDPASLTKMMTSYVIGQALKAGKIGQDDLVTVGQDAWATGNPVFKGSSLMFLKPGDRVPVSKLTRGINLQSGNDACVAMADYVAGSQDAFVNLMNTYVSKLGLQNTHFQTVHGLDAQGQYSSARDMALIGQALIRDVPEEYAIYKEKEFTFNNIRQMNRNGLLWDNSLNVDGIKTGHTDAAGYNLVASATEGQMRLISAVMGGRTYKGREAESKKLLTWGFRFFETVAPLKVGKEFASEPVWFGDADRVELGVDKDVYLTIPRGRMKDLKASYVLNTPEIHAPLAKNQVVGSINFQLDGKTIDQRPLVVMNEVKEGGFFSRIVDYIKLMFHHWFG; from the coding sequence ATGAAACAAGTAACTTCTTTTCGCTTAATCAAAAGCATCGCACTCGGCACCGTTATCGCAATGAGCGCAGCCTCCGTTGCACATGCCGATGACGTTAACATCAAAACCATGATCCCAGGTGTCCCGCAGATCGATGCGGAAGCGTACATCCTGATTGATTACAACTCCGGCAAGGTGCTGGCCGAGATGAACGCCGATGCGCGTCGCGATCCGGCCAGCCTGACCAAAATGATGACCAGCTACGTCATCGGCCAGGCGCTGAAAGCGGGTAAAATCGGCCAGGACGATCTGGTGACCGTCGGCCAGGACGCCTGGGCGACCGGCAACCCGGTGTTCAAAGGTTCCTCGCTGATGTTCCTGAAGCCGGGCGATCGCGTGCCGGTCTCCAAACTGACCCGCGGCATCAACCTGCAGTCCGGTAACGACGCCTGCGTGGCGATGGCCGACTACGTCGCCGGCAGCCAGGACGCGTTCGTCAACCTGATGAACACCTACGTCAGCAAGCTGGGCCTGCAGAACACTCACTTCCAGACGGTACACGGCCTGGATGCCCAGGGCCAGTACAGCTCGGCGCGCGACATGGCGCTGATCGGCCAGGCGCTGATCCGCGACGTGCCGGAAGAGTACGCGATTTACAAAGAAAAAGAGTTCACTTTCAACAATATCCGCCAGATGAATCGCAACGGTCTGCTGTGGGATAACAGTCTGAACGTCGACGGCATCAAAACCGGCCACACCGACGCGGCGGGTTACAACCTGGTGGCTTCGGCGACCGAAGGCCAGATGCGTCTGATCTCCGCCGTGATGGGCGGCCGCACCTACAAAGGCCGCGAAGCCGAGAGCAAGAAGCTGCTGACCTGGGGCTTCCGCTTCTTCGAAACCGTGGCGCCGCTGAAAGTCGGTAAAGAGTTCGCCTCCGAGCCGGTCTGGTTCGGCGATGCCGATCGCGTTGAGCTGGGCGTGGATAAAGACGTCTACCTGACCATCCCGCGCGGCCGCATGAAAGATCTGAAGGCCAGCTATGTGCTGAACACGCCGGAAATTCACGCGCCGCTGGCGAAAAACCAGGTGGTGGGCAGCATCAACTTCCAGCTGGACGGCAAAACCATCGACCAGCGTCCGCTGGTGGTGATGAACGAAGTGAAAGAAGGTGGTTTCTTCAGCCGCATCGTGGACTACATCAAACTGATGTTCCACCACTGGTTCGGTTAA
- the lipB gene encoding lipoyl(octanoyl) transferase LipB: protein MTLLQPDKIILRQLGLQPYAPVSQAMHNFTDSRTETTPDELWLVQHHPVFTQGQAGKAEHVLMPGDIPVVQSDRGGQVTYHGPGQQVMYVMVDLKRNKVGVRQLVTAIEDTVINTLAHFRLASRARPDAPGVYVGEQKICSLGLRIRKGSSFHGLALNVAMDLSPFQRINPCGYAGMQMTQVSALAPGVGIEDIHPILVQEFVHLLGYQTVELRNWNLHDYE, encoded by the coding sequence ATGACTCTTTTGCAACCAGACAAGATCATTTTGCGTCAGCTGGGGTTGCAGCCCTACGCGCCTGTATCCCAAGCCATGCATAACTTCACCGACAGTCGTACCGAGACTACGCCGGACGAGCTGTGGCTGGTGCAGCATCACCCGGTATTCACCCAGGGCCAGGCCGGCAAAGCCGAACACGTGCTGATGCCCGGCGATATCCCGGTTGTCCAGAGCGATCGCGGCGGCCAGGTGACCTACCACGGGCCGGGCCAGCAGGTGATGTACGTGATGGTCGATCTGAAACGCAATAAGGTCGGCGTACGCCAATTGGTCACGGCGATAGAAGATACGGTTATCAACACCCTCGCCCACTTCCGCCTCGCATCGCGCGCCCGTCCGGATGCGCCCGGCGTGTACGTGGGGGAGCAGAAAATCTGTTCGTTGGGTTTGCGGATCCGCAAAGGCAGTTCATTCCACGGCCTGGCCCTGAATGTGGCGATGGATCTCAGCCCCTTCCAACGCATCAACCCTTGCGGTTACGCCGGCATGCAGATGACGCAGGTCAGCGCGCTGGCGCCCGGCGTTGGCATTGAAGACATACACCCAATCCTGGTACAGGAATTTGTTCATTTACTCGGCTACCAGACGGTCGAGCTTCGTAACTGGAACCTGCACGATTATGAGTAA
- a CDS encoding GNAT family N-acetyltransferase → MEIRTARLSDRHAIAELMAALDYPGTEAFLTQRMHQLLAHPDEALLVAEQGVLSLHFLPQLALAGDIGRISYFCVDERARGAGVGRRLLAAGETLAHRRGCDRLEVHCHSRRERAHAFYRREGFVEAPKYFAKLLSQ, encoded by the coding sequence ATGGAAATCAGAACGGCGCGTCTGAGCGACCGGCACGCTATCGCTGAATTAATGGCGGCGCTGGATTATCCCGGCACCGAGGCGTTTCTGACACAGCGGATGCACCAACTTCTGGCGCACCCGGACGAGGCGTTGCTGGTGGCGGAGCAGGGCGTGTTGTCGTTGCATTTTCTGCCGCAGTTGGCGTTGGCCGGCGACATTGGCCGCATCAGCTATTTTTGCGTCGACGAACGGGCGCGCGGCGCGGGAGTAGGGCGGCGGTTGCTGGCGGCAGGCGAGACGCTGGCGCACCGTCGCGGCTGCGATCGGCTGGAAGTCCATTGCCACAGCCGCCGCGAGCGGGCGCATGCGTTTTACCGGCGTGAAGGCTTTGTCGAAGCGCCGAAGTATTTTGCCAAGTTATTAAGTCAGTAA
- the lipA gene encoding lipoyl synthase: MSKPIQMERGVKYRDADKMALIPVKTVVTERQELLRKPEWMKIKLPADSTRIQGIKAAMRKNGLHSVCEEASCPNLSECFNHGTATFMILGAICTRRCPFCDVAHGRPIAPDANEPEKLAQTIADMALRYVVITSVDRDDLRDGGAQHFADCISAIRAKSPNIKIETLVPDFRGRMDRALEILTATPPDVFNHNLENVPRVYRQVRPGANYEWSLKLLERFKEAHPDIPTKSGLMVGLGETNAEIIEVMRDLRRHGVTMLTLGQYLQPSRHHLPVQRYVSPAEFDEMKEEAMAMGFTHAACGPFVRSSYHADLQAKGMEVK; the protein is encoded by the coding sequence ATGAGTAAACCAATTCAGATGGAACGCGGCGTCAAATACCGCGATGCTGACAAAATGGCGCTGATCCCGGTCAAAACGGTGGTCACCGAACGGCAGGAGCTGTTGCGTAAACCCGAGTGGATGAAGATCAAACTGCCTGCCGACTCTACGCGCATTCAGGGCATCAAAGCCGCCATGCGTAAAAACGGCCTGCACTCCGTCTGTGAGGAAGCCTCGTGCCCTAACCTGTCCGAGTGTTTCAACCACGGTACCGCCACCTTTATGATCCTCGGCGCCATCTGCACCCGTCGCTGCCCGTTCTGCGACGTGGCCCACGGCCGCCCGATCGCGCCGGACGCCAACGAGCCGGAAAAGCTGGCGCAAACCATCGCCGACATGGCGCTGCGTTATGTGGTGATCACCTCGGTTGACCGCGACGATCTGCGCGACGGCGGCGCTCAGCACTTTGCCGACTGCATCTCGGCCATCCGCGCCAAGAGCCCGAACATCAAAATTGAAACGTTGGTGCCGGACTTCCGCGGCCGTATGGATCGCGCGCTGGAGATCCTCACCGCCACGCCGCCGGACGTGTTCAACCACAACCTGGAAAACGTGCCGCGCGTCTACCGCCAGGTGCGCCCGGGCGCCAACTACGAGTGGTCGTTGAAGCTGCTGGAGCGCTTTAAAGAAGCGCACCCGGATATCCCGACCAAATCCGGCCTGATGGTTGGCCTGGGCGAAACCAACGCGGAAATCATTGAAGTGATGCGCGATCTGCGTCGCCACGGCGTGACCATGCTGACGCTGGGCCAATACCTGCAGCCGAGCCGTCACCACCTGCCGGTGCAGCGCTACGTCAGCCCAGCCGAGTTTGACGAGATGAAAGAAGAAGCGATGGCGATGGGCTTCACCCATGCCGCCTGTGGCCCGTTCGTGCGTTCGTCTTACCACGCCGATCTGCAGGCCAAAGGGATGGAAGTGAAATAA
- the tatA gene encoding Sec-independent protein translocase subunit TatA encodes MEGISITKLLVIAVLVILLFGTSKLRTLGADLGAALKGFKKAVGDDSTPPAAGNNAAESQSAQQSVEKKDV; translated from the coding sequence ATGGAAGGTATCAGCATTACCAAACTTCTGGTGATTGCGGTGTTGGTGATTTTACTGTTCGGCACCAGCAAACTGCGCACGCTCGGCGCCGATCTTGGCGCGGCGCTGAAAGGCTTTAAAAAAGCCGTAGGCGACGACAGTACGCCGCCGGCCGCCGGCAACAATGCCGCCGAAAGCCAGTCCGCGCAGCAGAGCGTCGAGAAGAAAGACGTTTAA
- a CDS encoding diguanylate cyclase, protein MYIAPPIFDARKSGLSFAKRTYLPRVAGLGLGFICVCAALYPLAPPTAVWLLLAFHGFLWPHLAYRLACRAKDPFKAEIRNLLIDSAFGGFWAAMMAFNALPAIVILSMMSMNNIASAGKTLFVKGLVIQLATAMLTAALLGFPFHPHSTALQIYLCLPMIYLYPTLLGLVTYRTAKRLAEKKQELQRISTRDGLTGLYNRRHWEHLLHRQFDSCRRYQDNATLILMDIDRFKTINDTFGHPLGDEALAALAEELLIGMRNVDIVGRYGGDEFGAVLPNTSAEQAEIVLRRIQQRLDAVSFKEAPQLRLQISAGIANFHPALGGYLDWLKAADGALYRAKQNGRNRLETAAPPGE, encoded by the coding sequence ATGTATATTGCTCCACCCATTTTCGATGCCCGAAAATCCGGCCTCAGCTTCGCCAAACGCACCTATCTGCCCCGCGTCGCCGGTCTGGGGCTCGGCTTTATCTGCGTTTGCGCCGCGCTCTACCCCTTGGCTCCGCCCACGGCGGTCTGGCTATTGCTGGCCTTTCACGGCTTTCTCTGGCCGCATCTCGCCTATCGCCTGGCCTGCCGCGCCAAAGATCCGTTCAAAGCCGAGATCCGCAACCTCTTGATCGACTCCGCCTTCGGCGGCTTCTGGGCGGCGATGATGGCGTTCAACGCGCTGCCCGCCATCGTCATCCTGTCGATGATGAGCATGAATAACATCGCTTCAGCCGGCAAAACGCTGTTTGTGAAAGGATTGGTCATTCAACTGGCCACGGCGATGCTCACCGCCGCGCTGCTCGGCTTCCCGTTTCACCCGCACAGCACGGCACTGCAAATCTATCTGTGCCTGCCGATGATCTACCTTTATCCGACGCTGCTTGGTCTGGTGACCTACCGCACCGCCAAACGGTTGGCGGAAAAGAAACAGGAGCTGCAGCGCATCAGCACCCGCGATGGGCTGACCGGCTTATATAACCGCCGCCACTGGGAGCACCTGCTGCATCGCCAGTTCGACAGCTGCCGCCGCTACCAGGACAACGCCACGCTGATCCTGATGGATATCGATCGCTTCAAAACCATCAACGACACCTTCGGTCATCCGCTGGGAGATGAAGCCCTGGCGGCGTTGGCGGAAGAGCTGCTGATCGGCATGCGCAACGTGGATATCGTCGGGCGCTACGGCGGCGACGAGTTTGGCGCAGTGCTGCCGAACACCAGTGCTGAACAGGCGGAAATCGTTCTGCGCCGCATCCAGCAGCGGCTGGACGCGGTCAGCTTCAAGGAGGCGCCGCAGCTGCGGCTGCAGATCAGCGCCGGCATCGCTAACTTCCACCCCGCGCTGGGCGGTTATCTGGACTGGCTGAAAGCGGCCGACGGCGCGCTCTATCGGGCGAAGCAGAATGGCCGCAACCGGCTGGAAACGGCGGCGCCGCCAGGGGAGTAA